Sequence from the Desulfovibrio sp. TomC genome:
CGACTACTCCAGTGAAGCCATTTGTACAATCTCAAAGTTTAGTCGCTGAGTTTTCGACTTTCGACAGCATAGAGTTCGCTGCTGAAGCACTGCGCAAAGAATGGAATATAGGTCTAAATCCTATTCCAGATATTACCGACCTATTGGAATCACATGGAATCCGCGTGTTCTTGGTAGATACCAATTCTGACGCAAAATTTGATGGACTTGCTGCTACAGCAAATGGAATGCCTGTCATTGTAGTTGGTGGCAATTGGCCAGGTGACCGGCAACGCCTAACACTTGCACACGAACTTGGGCATCTTATGCTTCGTGGTCGCCTACAAACCACCCTTGACGAAGAGAAAGCATGTCATCGATTTGCTGGGGCATTCCTATTCCCGCGATGTTCAGTCCTCCAGGAACTTGGCACTCGCCGCACTTCCATTGAGCCAAAGGAATTGGCTTTGCTCAAGGAAGAATTCGGGCTAAGCATGTCGGCAACTCTTTATCGAGCGAAGGATTTAGGAATTATTTCGCAAGAATATCACAAGCGTACAATGATCAAATTCCGCATGCTTGGATGGCATCGAGTTGAACCAGGCCCCCCGTATCCTTCCGAGAAAACACATGTTTTTGAACAACACATCTTCCATGCACTGGGAGAAGGGTATATAGGGGAGGCCAAGGCGGCGGAACTTTTGGGAATGCCCCTAATAAACTTCCGGCGTTTTCGCGCACTGGAAGGAATTCATGCTATTCCTCATCAGTGATGCCAACATTCTTATTGACATCCAAACTGGCGAACTACTTGCTTCAATGTTCAGCTTAGACTTTCAATTTGCAGTCCCAGACATCCTCTTTTATGAGGAGCTAGAAGAACAGCACGGGCACTTTGTCGATATGGGTCTAATTATACAAAGCCTTGATTCATTACTGGTAAAACGTGTAGAAGATCTTGCTCGTATTCACCGAAAGCCAAGTCGTAACGATCTATTTGCATTAGCACTCGCGGAACATCGAAAATGCCCTCTCTTGACTGGCGACGACGATCTACGCCAAGCAGCTACGAGAGAAGAAGTACAGGTGTATGGAACTATTTGGCTAATCGAGCAAATGATTATACAAGGCCGCATCACCGCTACAGTTGCTAGAAACGCTTATTCCCTCATGAAAAAAGACAATAGACGACTACCTTGGCGATTAGCCGAATCGCGTCTGCAAACTATAGAATCAAAAAGTTGAAGGGAACAGATTGAGGCTCGCCAAAACACCAACGCCAGGAAATTCACTCTTCTAGATTTCGTATGCCTGCCGCAGTGTCAGGACACATTTTCCGCTTGGCACTTCAAAGCCTTGCCAACAAAACAACAACAAGCAAATGTCACCATACAGCACAACAAATGAACAATCATAGTTTTCCAACAAACGACAAACAGCAACGCAACAAGACTTGACGCCAATACAACATTTATAAGTACCAACATTATTAATACATCCTTCATCTGCCATGACCACCTACAGGCTTAGATCTAAAACAATTTAAGTAAACATAATCGGACGCATGCAAACTAGACTAATTTTCCAATCCAATAGACCGATTTGATCGACCGAGGGCGCATTCAAATGCTACCCGTTCGTATTAAATTACTAAGAAAAGTTGCTTTAGCGATGAAACAGCTTTACCAATGTTCCCCGCAGTGTCGGTTTAACTTCGGGGAACATTGGTAAATAAAGCTTACTATCTATTGATGGGTGCTCCAA
This genomic interval carries:
- a CDS encoding PIN domain-containing protein, encoding MLFLISDANILIDIQTGELLASMFSLDFQFAVPDILFYEELEEQHGHFVDMGLIIQSLDSLLVKRVEDLARIHRKPSRNDLFALALAEHRKCPLLTGDDDLRQAATREEVQVYGTIWLIEQMIIQGRITATVARNAYSLMKKDNRRLPWRLAESRLQTIESKS
- a CDS encoding XRE family transcriptional regulator translates to MFAKRLTNARKAAGLSLREVGTQVGLSHAAIKKYEDGKVLPSSDVLLKLARTLKVRSEYFFRPDTIDLTGLEYRKKCSLPKKRLAAITQEVVDQIERRLELESFFPTTPVKPFVQSQSLVAEFSTFDSIEFAAEALRKEWNIGLNPIPDITDLLESHGIRVFLVDTNSDAKFDGLAATANGMPVIVVGGNWPGDRQRLTLAHELGHLMLRGRLQTTLDEEKACHRFAGAFLFPRCSVLQELGTRRTSIEPKELALLKEEFGLSMSATLYRAKDLGIISQEYHKRTMIKFRMLGWHRVEPGPPYPSEKTHVFEQHIFHALGEGYIGEAKAAELLGMPLINFRRFRALEGIHAIPHQ